One Rissa tridactyla isolate bRisTri1 chromosome 1, bRisTri1.patW.cur.20221130, whole genome shotgun sequence DNA segment encodes these proteins:
- the PPARA gene encoding peroxisome proliferator-activated receptor alpha isoform X3: protein MVDTENQLYPLTPLEEDDIGSPLSGEFLQDTLSPASSPSSINFATAPGSIDESPSGALNIECRICGDKASGYHYGVHACEGCKGFFRRTIRLKLIYDKCDRNCKIQKKNRNKCQYCRFQKCLSVGMSHNGLIVSRLNSGAGAIWESVKTIRFGRMPRSEKAKLKAEILTGENYVEDSEMADLKSLAKRIHDAYLKNFNMNKVKARIILAGKTNNNPPFVIHDMDTLCMAEKTLVAKLVANGIQNKEAEVRIFHCCQCTSVETVTELTEFAKSIPGFSSLDLNDQVTLLKYGVHEAIFAMLASVMNKDGMLVAYGNGFITREFLKSLRKPFCDIMEPKFDFAMKFNALELDDSDISLFVAAIICCGDRPGLVNVGYIEKMQESIVHVLKLHLQTNHPDDIFLFPKLLQKMADLRQLVTEHAQLVQIIKKTESDAHLHPLLQEIYRDMY, encoded by the exons ATGGTGGACACTGAAAACCAGCTCTATCCCCTTACTCCCTTGGAGGAGGATGATATAGGCAGCCCTTTATCTGGAGAGTTCCTACAAG acACCCTTTCACCAGCATCCAGTCCTTCATCCATTAATTTTGCCACAGCTCCAGGTAGCATAGATGAATCACCCAGTGGAGCATTAAACATTGAATGTAGAATTTGTGGGGATAAAGCCTCAGGCTACCATTACGGAGTACATGCTTGTGAAGGTTGTAAG ggtttttttagaAGAACAATTCGATTAAAACTCATCTATGATAAATGTGATCGCAActgcaaaattcagaaaaaaaatcgtAATAAGTGCCAATACTGTCGTTTCCAAAAGTGCCTTTCGGTTGGAATGTCACATAATG GTCTGATAGTGTCAAGGCTGAACTCGGGAGCAGGTGCAATTTGGGAGTCGGTGAAAA CAATACGTTTTGGACGAATGCCAAGGTCTGAGAAAGCCAAGTTGAAAGCAGAAATTCTAACAGGTGAAAATTATGTCGAAGATTCAGAAATGGCAGATCTTAAATCACTTGCCAAAAGAATTCATGATGCTTACCTGAAAAACTTCAATATGAACAAGGTTAAAGCCAGAATCATCCTTGCAGGGAAAACTAATAACAATCCA cCATTTGTTATACATGATATGGATACCTTGTGTATGGCAGAGAAGACCCTCGTGGCAAAATTGGTAGCCAATGGAATTCAGAACAAGGAAGCGGAAGTTCGAATCTTCCACTGCTGCCAGTGTACGTCTGTAGAGACTGTCACAGAACTTACTGAATTTGCCAAATCTATCCCTGGCTTCTCCAGTCTTGACTTGAATGATCAAGTGACGCTGTTAAAATATGGAGTTCATGAAGCCATATTTGCCATGTTAGCATCTGTGATGAACAAGGATGGGATGCTGGTAGCCTATGGAAATGGTTTTATAACCCGGGAGTTCCTGAAAAGCCTGAGAAAGCCATTCTGTGATATAATGGAGCCAAAATTTGATTTTGCAATGAAATTTAATGCACTAGAATTGGATGACAGTGATATATCCCTTTTTGTTGCTGCCATCATTTGCTGTGGAG ATCGTCCTGGTCTTGTAAACGTAGGATACATTGAAAAAATGCAGGAGAGCATTGTGCATGTACTGAAACTTCACTTGCAAACCAACCATCCTGATGATATCTTCCTCTTCCCGAAACTTCTCCAAAAAATGGCTGACCTCCGACAACTTGTCACAGAGCACGCCCAACTGGTTCAGATAATTAAGAAGACTGAATCTGATGCACATTTACACCCTTTACTACAGGAAATCTACAGGGATATGTATTAa
- the PPARA gene encoding peroxisome proliferator-activated receptor alpha isoform X1: MVDTENQLYPLTPLEEDDIGSPLSGEFLQGMENIQDLSQSLGDDSSGALSLTEFQSLGNGPGSDGSVITDTLSPASSPSSINFATAPGSIDESPSGALNIECRICGDKASGYHYGVHACEGCKGFFRRTIRLKLIYDKCDRNCKIQKKNRNKCQYCRFQKCLSVGMSHNGLIVSRLNSGAGAIWESVKTIRFGRMPRSEKAKLKAEILTGENYVEDSEMADLKSLAKRIHDAYLKNFNMNKVKARIILAGKTNNNPPFVIHDMDTLCMAEKTLVAKLVANGIQNKEAEVRIFHCCQCTSVETVTELTEFAKSIPGFSSLDLNDQVTLLKYGVHEAIFAMLASVMNKDGMLVAYGNGFITREFLKSLRKPFCDIMEPKFDFAMKFNALELDDSDISLFVAAIICCGDRPGLVNVGYIEKMQESIVHVLKLHLQTNHPDDIFLFPKLLQKMADLRQLVTEHAQLVQIIKKTESDAHLHPLLQEIYRDMY, from the exons ATGGTGGACACTGAAAACCAGCTCTATCCCCTTACTCCCTTGGAGGAGGATGATATAGGCAGCCCTTTATCTGGAGAGTTCCTACAAGGTATGGAGAACATTCAAGACCTCTCTCAGTCTCTAGGTGATGACAGCTCTGGAGCTTTAAGTTTAACAGAGTTCCAGTCACTTGGAAATGGTCCAGGATCTGATGGATCAGTTATTACAG acACCCTTTCACCAGCATCCAGTCCTTCATCCATTAATTTTGCCACAGCTCCAGGTAGCATAGATGAATCACCCAGTGGAGCATTAAACATTGAATGTAGAATTTGTGGGGATAAAGCCTCAGGCTACCATTACGGAGTACATGCTTGTGAAGGTTGTAAG ggtttttttagaAGAACAATTCGATTAAAACTCATCTATGATAAATGTGATCGCAActgcaaaattcagaaaaaaaatcgtAATAAGTGCCAATACTGTCGTTTCCAAAAGTGCCTTTCGGTTGGAATGTCACATAATG GTCTGATAGTGTCAAGGCTGAACTCGGGAGCAGGTGCAATTTGGGAGTCGGTGAAAA CAATACGTTTTGGACGAATGCCAAGGTCTGAGAAAGCCAAGTTGAAAGCAGAAATTCTAACAGGTGAAAATTATGTCGAAGATTCAGAAATGGCAGATCTTAAATCACTTGCCAAAAGAATTCATGATGCTTACCTGAAAAACTTCAATATGAACAAGGTTAAAGCCAGAATCATCCTTGCAGGGAAAACTAATAACAATCCA cCATTTGTTATACATGATATGGATACCTTGTGTATGGCAGAGAAGACCCTCGTGGCAAAATTGGTAGCCAATGGAATTCAGAACAAGGAAGCGGAAGTTCGAATCTTCCACTGCTGCCAGTGTACGTCTGTAGAGACTGTCACAGAACTTACTGAATTTGCCAAATCTATCCCTGGCTTCTCCAGTCTTGACTTGAATGATCAAGTGACGCTGTTAAAATATGGAGTTCATGAAGCCATATTTGCCATGTTAGCATCTGTGATGAACAAGGATGGGATGCTGGTAGCCTATGGAAATGGTTTTATAACCCGGGAGTTCCTGAAAAGCCTGAGAAAGCCATTCTGTGATATAATGGAGCCAAAATTTGATTTTGCAATGAAATTTAATGCACTAGAATTGGATGACAGTGATATATCCCTTTTTGTTGCTGCCATCATTTGCTGTGGAG ATCGTCCTGGTCTTGTAAACGTAGGATACATTGAAAAAATGCAGGAGAGCATTGTGCATGTACTGAAACTTCACTTGCAAACCAACCATCCTGATGATATCTTCCTCTTCCCGAAACTTCTCCAAAAAATGGCTGACCTCCGACAACTTGTCACAGAGCACGCCCAACTGGTTCAGATAATTAAGAAGACTGAATCTGATGCACATTTACACCCTTTACTACAGGAAATCTACAGGGATATGTATTAa
- the PPARA gene encoding peroxisome proliferator-activated receptor alpha isoform X2: MVDTENQLYPLTPLEEDDIGSPLSGEFLQGMENIQDLSQSLGDDSSGALSLTEFQSLGNGPGSDGSVITDTLSPASSPSSINFATAPGSIDESPSGALNIECRICGDKASGYHYGVHACEGCKGFFRRTIRLKLIYDKCDRNCKIQKKNRNKCQYCRFQKCLSVGMSHNAIRFGRMPRSEKAKLKAEILTGENYVEDSEMADLKSLAKRIHDAYLKNFNMNKVKARIILAGKTNNNPPFVIHDMDTLCMAEKTLVAKLVANGIQNKEAEVRIFHCCQCTSVETVTELTEFAKSIPGFSSLDLNDQVTLLKYGVHEAIFAMLASVMNKDGMLVAYGNGFITREFLKSLRKPFCDIMEPKFDFAMKFNALELDDSDISLFVAAIICCGDRPGLVNVGYIEKMQESIVHVLKLHLQTNHPDDIFLFPKLLQKMADLRQLVTEHAQLVQIIKKTESDAHLHPLLQEIYRDMY; the protein is encoded by the exons ATGGTGGACACTGAAAACCAGCTCTATCCCCTTACTCCCTTGGAGGAGGATGATATAGGCAGCCCTTTATCTGGAGAGTTCCTACAAGGTATGGAGAACATTCAAGACCTCTCTCAGTCTCTAGGTGATGACAGCTCTGGAGCTTTAAGTTTAACAGAGTTCCAGTCACTTGGAAATGGTCCAGGATCTGATGGATCAGTTATTACAG acACCCTTTCACCAGCATCCAGTCCTTCATCCATTAATTTTGCCACAGCTCCAGGTAGCATAGATGAATCACCCAGTGGAGCATTAAACATTGAATGTAGAATTTGTGGGGATAAAGCCTCAGGCTACCATTACGGAGTACATGCTTGTGAAGGTTGTAAG ggtttttttagaAGAACAATTCGATTAAAACTCATCTATGATAAATGTGATCGCAActgcaaaattcagaaaaaaaatcgtAATAAGTGCCAATACTGTCGTTTCCAAAAGTGCCTTTCGGTTGGAATGTCACATAATG CAATACGTTTTGGACGAATGCCAAGGTCTGAGAAAGCCAAGTTGAAAGCAGAAATTCTAACAGGTGAAAATTATGTCGAAGATTCAGAAATGGCAGATCTTAAATCACTTGCCAAAAGAATTCATGATGCTTACCTGAAAAACTTCAATATGAACAAGGTTAAAGCCAGAATCATCCTTGCAGGGAAAACTAATAACAATCCA cCATTTGTTATACATGATATGGATACCTTGTGTATGGCAGAGAAGACCCTCGTGGCAAAATTGGTAGCCAATGGAATTCAGAACAAGGAAGCGGAAGTTCGAATCTTCCACTGCTGCCAGTGTACGTCTGTAGAGACTGTCACAGAACTTACTGAATTTGCCAAATCTATCCCTGGCTTCTCCAGTCTTGACTTGAATGATCAAGTGACGCTGTTAAAATATGGAGTTCATGAAGCCATATTTGCCATGTTAGCATCTGTGATGAACAAGGATGGGATGCTGGTAGCCTATGGAAATGGTTTTATAACCCGGGAGTTCCTGAAAAGCCTGAGAAAGCCATTCTGTGATATAATGGAGCCAAAATTTGATTTTGCAATGAAATTTAATGCACTAGAATTGGATGACAGTGATATATCCCTTTTTGTTGCTGCCATCATTTGCTGTGGAG ATCGTCCTGGTCTTGTAAACGTAGGATACATTGAAAAAATGCAGGAGAGCATTGTGCATGTACTGAAACTTCACTTGCAAACCAACCATCCTGATGATATCTTCCTCTTCCCGAAACTTCTCCAAAAAATGGCTGACCTCCGACAACTTGTCACAGAGCACGCCCAACTGGTTCAGATAATTAAGAAGACTGAATCTGATGCACATTTACACCCTTTACTACAGGAAATCTACAGGGATATGTATTAa
- the PPARA gene encoding peroxisome proliferator-activated receptor alpha isoform X4 produces MINVIATAKFRKKIVISANTVVSKSAFRLECHIMPFVIHDMDTLCMAEKTLVAKLVANGIQNKEAEVRIFHCCQCTSVETVTELTEFAKSIPGFSSLDLNDQVTLLKYGVHEAIFAMLASVMNKDGMLVAYGNGFITREFLKSLRKPFCDIMEPKFDFAMKFNALELDDSDISLFVAAIICCGDRPGLVNVGYIEKMQESIVHVLKLHLQTNHPDDIFLFPKLLQKMADLRQLVTEHAQLVQIIKKTESDAHLHPLLQEIYRDMY; encoded by the exons ATGATAAATGTGATCGCAActgcaaaattcagaaaaaaaatcgtAATAAGTGCCAATACTGTCGTTTCCAAAAGTGCCTTTCGGTTGGAATGTCACATAATG cCATTTGTTATACATGATATGGATACCTTGTGTATGGCAGAGAAGACCCTCGTGGCAAAATTGGTAGCCAATGGAATTCAGAACAAGGAAGCGGAAGTTCGAATCTTCCACTGCTGCCAGTGTACGTCTGTAGAGACTGTCACAGAACTTACTGAATTTGCCAAATCTATCCCTGGCTTCTCCAGTCTTGACTTGAATGATCAAGTGACGCTGTTAAAATATGGAGTTCATGAAGCCATATTTGCCATGTTAGCATCTGTGATGAACAAGGATGGGATGCTGGTAGCCTATGGAAATGGTTTTATAACCCGGGAGTTCCTGAAAAGCCTGAGAAAGCCATTCTGTGATATAATGGAGCCAAAATTTGATTTTGCAATGAAATTTAATGCACTAGAATTGGATGACAGTGATATATCCCTTTTTGTTGCTGCCATCATTTGCTGTGGAG ATCGTCCTGGTCTTGTAAACGTAGGATACATTGAAAAAATGCAGGAGAGCATTGTGCATGTACTGAAACTTCACTTGCAAACCAACCATCCTGATGATATCTTCCTCTTCCCGAAACTTCTCCAAAAAATGGCTGACCTCCGACAACTTGTCACAGAGCACGCCCAACTGGTTCAGATAATTAAGAAGACTGAATCTGATGCACATTTACACCCTTTACTACAGGAAATCTACAGGGATATGTATTAa
- the CDPF1 gene encoding cysteine-rich DPF motif domain-containing protein 1, giving the protein MGAPKEVRPTGEFTCQLCGLTAPYTYYGQKPPNTRSIVLLEESYVMKDPFTPYKDKFLILGSHCSLCSRSVCVGAECSLFYSKRFCLPCVNENLKAFPLEIQEDMDKRKPQQKSSCKKGDTRT; this is encoded by the exons ATGGGTGCTCCCAAAGAAGTTCGGCCTACAGGAGAGTTCACGTGTCAGCTATGTGGCTTAACAGCTCCATACACGTACTATGGGCAGAAGCCACCAAACACACGCTCTATTGT gcttttggaagaaagctATGTCATGAAGGATCCTTTCACCCCTTACAAGGACAAGTTCCTCATCCTTGGGTCTCATTGCAGTTTGTGTAGCAGATCAGTGTGCGTTGGTGCA GAGTGCAGTCTGTTCTACTCCAAAAGATTTTGCCTCCCTTGCGTGAATGAAAACCTAAAGGCCTTTCCTTTGGAAATACAAGAAGATATGGATAAAAGGAAGCCCCAACAAAAATCCTCCTGTAAAAAAGGCGATACAAGAACATAA